One Pseudomonas muyukensis DNA segment encodes these proteins:
- the glgB gene encoding 1,4-alpha-glucan branching protein GlgB has translation MNATTRDTGGLRQRDLDALARAEHADPFAVLGPHPDGAGGQTIRAFLPNALNVRVLARDDARILAEMQQASLPGLFTAQLAQAQPYQLQIDWAGGQQVTEDPYSFGPQLGDMDMYLFAEGNHRDLSGRFGAQPSEVDGVAGVCFSVWAPNARRVSVVGDFNNWDGRRHPMRLRHSAGVWELFVPRLGVGEPYKFEVLGHDGVLPLKADPLARATELPPSTASKVAGPLAHAWRDQPWMEQRAQRHAYSAPLSIYELHAGSWRCELDDAGEVARYYNWRELAERLVPYVQALGFTHIELLPIMEHPFGGSWGYQPLSLFAPTSRYGSAEDFAYFIDACHQGGIGVILDWVPAHFPSDEHGLARFDGTALYEYDNPLEGFHQDWNTLIYNLGRNEVRGFMLASALHWLKHFHIDGLRVDAVASMLYRDYSRKAGEWVPNRHGGRENLEAIDFIRHLNSVAAHEAPGALIIAEESTAWPGVSQPVQQGGLGFAYKWNMGWMHDTLHYIQNDPVHRTYHHNEMSFGLIYAYSEHFILPISHDEVVHGKHSLIDKMPGDRWQKFANLRAYLTFMWMHPGKKLLFMGCEFGQWREWNHDQQLDWYLLQYSEHQGVQKLVADLNRLYRELPALHEQDCQPQGFQWLIGDDAANSVYAWLRWSSQGEPLLVVANFTPVPREGYRIGVPFGAQWQELLNSDAELYAGSNVGNLGAVVADEIASHGQPLSVALNLPPLGVLVMKPA, from the coding sequence ATGAATGCAACCACGCGTGACACCGGCGGCCTTCGGCAACGGGACCTCGATGCCCTGGCCCGCGCCGAGCACGCCGATCCGTTCGCAGTGCTCGGCCCGCACCCCGATGGTGCGGGCGGCCAGACTATCCGCGCCTTCCTGCCCAACGCCCTGAACGTGCGGGTGCTGGCGCGGGACGACGCACGCATCCTCGCCGAGATGCAGCAGGCCAGCCTGCCCGGGCTGTTCACCGCGCAGTTGGCCCAGGCCCAGCCGTACCAGCTGCAGATCGACTGGGCCGGCGGCCAGCAGGTCACCGAGGACCCCTACAGCTTCGGCCCGCAACTGGGCGACATGGACATGTACCTGTTCGCCGAGGGCAACCATCGCGACCTGTCTGGGCGTTTCGGCGCGCAGCCCAGCGAGGTCGATGGCGTCGCCGGCGTGTGCTTCTCGGTCTGGGCGCCCAACGCCCGGCGCGTGTCGGTGGTTGGTGACTTCAACAACTGGGACGGCCGCCGTCACCCGATGCGCCTGCGCCACAGTGCCGGGGTCTGGGAGCTGTTCGTGCCGCGCCTGGGCGTGGGCGAGCCCTACAAGTTCGAGGTGCTCGGCCACGACGGCGTACTGCCGCTCAAGGCCGACCCGCTGGCCCGCGCCACCGAGCTGCCGCCAAGCACCGCGTCGAAGGTGGCCGGGCCGCTGGCCCACGCCTGGCGCGACCAGCCGTGGATGGAGCAGCGGGCCCAGCGCCATGCCTACAGTGCGCCGCTGTCGATCTACGAACTGCACGCCGGCTCCTGGCGCTGCGAGCTGGACGATGCCGGCGAGGTGGCGCGCTACTACAACTGGCGCGAGCTGGCCGAACGCCTGGTGCCCTACGTGCAGGCGCTGGGCTTCACCCATATCGAGCTGCTGCCGATCATGGAGCATCCGTTCGGCGGCTCCTGGGGCTACCAGCCACTGTCGCTGTTCGCACCCACTTCACGCTACGGCAGCGCCGAGGACTTCGCCTATTTCATCGACGCCTGCCACCAGGGCGGCATCGGCGTGATCCTCGACTGGGTGCCAGCGCATTTTCCCTCCGACGAGCACGGCCTGGCGCGGTTCGACGGCACCGCGCTGTACGAGTACGACAACCCGCTGGAAGGCTTCCACCAGGACTGGAACACCCTGATCTACAACCTAGGCCGCAACGAAGTGCGCGGTTTCATGCTGGCCTCGGCGCTGCACTGGCTCAAGCATTTCCACATCGATGGCCTGCGCGTCGATGCGGTGGCCTCGATGCTCTACCGTGACTACTCGCGCAAGGCCGGCGAATGGGTGCCCAACCGCCATGGCGGGCGCGAGAACCTCGAGGCCATCGATTTCATCCGCCACCTCAACAGCGTCGCCGCCCATGAGGCGCCGGGCGCGCTGATCATCGCCGAGGAGTCCACCGCCTGGCCCGGGGTCAGCCAGCCGGTGCAGCAGGGCGGGCTGGGCTTTGCCTACAAGTGGAACATGGGCTGGATGCACGACACCCTGCACTACATCCAGAACGATCCGGTCCACCGCACCTACCACCACAACGAGATGAGCTTCGGCCTGATCTATGCCTACTCCGAGCATTTCATCCTGCCGATCTCCCACGACGAGGTGGTGCACGGCAAGCATTCGCTGATCGACAAGATGCCCGGCGACCGCTGGCAGAAATTCGCCAACCTGCGCGCCTACCTGACGTTCATGTGGATGCACCCGGGCAAGAAGCTGCTGTTCATGGGCTGCGAGTTCGGCCAGTGGCGCGAATGGAACCACGACCAGCAACTGGACTGGTACCTGCTGCAGTATTCCGAGCACCAGGGGGTGCAGAAGCTGGTGGCCGATCTCAACCGCCTGTACCGCGAACTGCCGGCGTTGCACGAGCAGGACTGCCAGCCCCAGGGCTTCCAGTGGCTGATCGGCGACGATGCCGCCAACAGCGTGTATGCCTGGTTGCGCTGGAGCAGCCAGGGCGAGCCGTTGCTGGTGGTGGCCAACTTCACCCCGGTGCCGCGCGAAGGGTATCGCATCGGCGTGCCGTTCGGCGCGCAGTGGCAGGAGCTGCTCAACAGCGACGCCGAGCTGTATGCCGGGTCGAACGTCGGCAACCTCGGGGCGGTGGTCGCCGATGAGATCGCCAGCCATGGCCAGCCATTGTCAGTGGCGCTGAACCTGCCGCCGTTGGGGGTGTTGGTGATGAAGCCGGCATGA
- a CDS encoding acyl carrier protein, giving the protein MRSRLDVTLRLLRILARFLEQSPHRIRPDIALDELGADSFDVVELQAIIEHAFGILIPYQIPTYFTFAELVDAVFRALPAQPAPRC; this is encoded by the coding sequence ATGCGCTCGCGCCTCGATGTTACCCTCCGCCTACTGCGAATCCTGGCCCGCTTCCTGGAGCAGAGCCCGCACCGGATCCGGCCCGATATCGCCCTCGACGAACTGGGCGCGGACAGTTTCGACGTGGTCGAGCTGCAAGCCATCATCGAGCATGCCTTCGGCATCCTCATTCCTTATCAGATCCCCACCTACTTCACCTTCGCCGAACTGGTGGACGCGGTCTTCAGGGCGCTACCGGCTCAGCCAGCTCCGCGATGCTGA
- a CDS encoding autotransporter domain-containing protein, with protein sequence MKCPSNPLRFEAIFCAVSTSLLLATPVETLAFDLQEDAPFAAILQPPEVPRLSLEPLSVGGLNQGMLSAFSQHMGERHGPLAADLISSQWAQFFPGAPRPGAQAPAQLEAPSQQLMIGPDLFVRETSAGNVHRAGIFFGHNNLQSSFNGMRPLLGDKQRNAVNLSGESLGVYWSMTHEQGWHLDAVAMGTRIDVNGRSQAGQRVDDSGHAMTFSVEGGFPIGLGGGWVIEPQAQLINQQFFPGSQMQEATLQAFDSQPSWSGRVGAKLSARYEVKGMPIEPYVRTNVWYDFSNADSVKLDQVDKISSSRRSTSVDLGLGLVARVTPNVALFVSADYSSDVDDNDLNGLIGSLGVRMRW encoded by the coding sequence ATGAAATGCCCCTCGAACCCCCTGCGCTTCGAAGCCATTTTCTGTGCGGTTTCCACGTCGCTGCTCCTGGCAACCCCGGTGGAAACCTTGGCTTTCGACCTGCAGGAGGACGCGCCTTTCGCCGCTATCCTGCAACCCCCCGAGGTGCCGCGCCTGTCCCTCGAGCCGCTGAGTGTCGGCGGCCTCAACCAGGGCATGCTCAGCGCGTTTTCCCAGCACATGGGCGAACGCCACGGGCCTTTGGCCGCCGACCTGATCAGCAGCCAATGGGCGCAGTTCTTCCCCGGCGCGCCGCGCCCAGGCGCCCAGGCGCCAGCCCAGCTGGAGGCGCCCAGCCAGCAGTTGATGATCGGTCCGGACTTGTTCGTGCGCGAAACCAGCGCAGGCAATGTGCACCGGGCGGGGATCTTCTTTGGCCACAACAACCTGCAAAGCAGCTTCAACGGCATGCGCCCGCTGCTCGGCGACAAGCAGCGCAACGCAGTCAACCTCAGTGGCGAGAGCCTGGGCGTGTACTGGAGCATGACCCATGAGCAGGGCTGGCACCTCGACGCCGTGGCCATGGGCACGCGTATCGACGTCAACGGCCGCTCCCAGGCCGGCCAGCGGGTCGACGACAGTGGCCATGCGATGACCTTCTCGGTGGAGGGCGGCTTCCCCATCGGCCTGGGCGGCGGCTGGGTGATCGAGCCCCAGGCGCAGTTGATCAACCAGCAGTTCTTCCCCGGCAGCCAGATGCAGGAGGCGACCTTGCAGGCATTCGACAGCCAGCCGAGCTGGAGCGGCCGGGTCGGCGCCAAGCTGTCGGCGCGCTACGAGGTCAAGGGCATGCCCATCGAGCCCTATGTGCGCACCAACGTCTGGTACGACTTCAGCAACGCCGACAGCGTGAAGCTCGACCAGGTGGACAAGATCTCCAGCTCGCGCCGCTCGACCTCGGTGGACCTCGGCCTGGGCCTGGTGGCGCGGGTCACGCCGAATGTGGCGCTGTTCGTCAGCGCCGATTACAGCTCCGATGTGGATGACAATGACCTGAATGGGCTGATTGGCAGCCTGGGCGTGCGGATGCGCTGGTAG
- a CDS encoding alpha-1,4-glucan--maltose-1-phosphate maltosyltransferase, with product MSGNEPFESVPMAGDHPDQAISLSQALLAPRIVIEAISPVLDGGTFAAKAVRGHALEVGAKVYSDGHDRLAVTLHWRQAHSRRWHCVAMHSPGNDLWLAAFTPTELGLHLFSIEAWIDPWATYCHDLEKKYAAGVEVKLELEEGRLLLGKGIERSDGLLREQLEQLQQRLPGLSADDQVALLLHRDAAQLMVEAEHRSYLTRSAELPLDVDREAAQFASWYELFPRSVTDDPERHGTFDDVHQRLPMIRDMGFDVLYFPPIHPIGMQHRKGRNNALKAEPGDPGSPYAIGSAEGGHEAIHPQLGTREDFRRLVAAAAEHGLEIALDFAIQCSQDHPWLKEHPGWFSWRPDGSIRYAENPPKKYQDIVNVDFYAPEAVPSLWLALRDVVLGWVEQGVKTFRVDNPHTKPLPFWQWLIANVRSRHPEVIFLAEAFTRPAMMARLGKVGYAQSYTYFTWRNSKQELRDYFEELNLPPWSQCYRPNFFVNTPDINPYFLQTSGRPGFLIRAALATMGSGLWGMYSGFELCEGTPLPGKEEYLDSEKYQIRPRDFTAPGNIVAEIAQLNRIRRQNRALHSHLGVVFLNCWNDQILYFAKRTPGRDNVILVAISLDPYNAQEASFELPLWELGLDDNADTQGEDLMNGHRWTWHGKTQWMRIEPWHQPFGIWRIEKLR from the coding sequence ATGTCAGGTAACGAGCCGTTCGAAAGCGTGCCCATGGCCGGCGACCATCCGGACCAGGCCATCAGCCTGTCCCAGGCGCTGCTGGCGCCACGCATCGTGATCGAGGCGATCAGCCCGGTGCTCGACGGCGGCACCTTCGCCGCCAAGGCCGTGCGCGGCCATGCGCTCGAAGTGGGCGCCAAGGTGTACAGCGATGGCCATGACCGCCTGGCCGTGACCCTGCACTGGCGCCAGGCCCACAGCCGGCGCTGGCACTGCGTGGCCATGCACTCGCCGGGCAACGACCTGTGGCTGGCTGCGTTCACCCCCACCGAGCTGGGCCTGCACCTGTTCAGCATCGAGGCCTGGATCGACCCTTGGGCCACCTACTGCCATGACCTGGAGAAGAAATACGCCGCCGGCGTGGAGGTGAAGCTGGAGCTGGAGGAGGGGCGCTTGCTGCTGGGCAAGGGCATCGAACGCAGCGATGGCCTGTTGCGCGAGCAGCTTGAACAATTGCAGCAGCGCCTGCCGGGGCTGTCGGCGGACGATCAGGTGGCGCTGCTGCTGCACCGCGACGCCGCGCAGTTGATGGTCGAGGCCGAGCACCGCAGCTACCTGACCCGCAGCGCCGAACTGCCGCTGGACGTTGACCGCGAGGCGGCGCAGTTCGCCAGCTGGTACGAGCTGTTCCCGCGCTCGGTCACCGACGACCCCGAGCGCCACGGCACCTTTGACGACGTGCACCAGCGCCTGCCGATGATCCGCGACATGGGCTTCGACGTGCTGTACTTTCCGCCCATTCACCCCATCGGCATGCAGCACCGCAAGGGCCGCAACAACGCCCTCAAGGCTGAACCGGGCGACCCGGGCAGCCCCTATGCCATCGGCAGCGCCGAAGGCGGCCATGAGGCCATCCACCCGCAGTTGGGCACGCGCGAGGACTTCCGCCGGCTGGTCGCCGCCGCCGCCGAGCATGGCCTGGAAATCGCCCTGGACTTTGCCATCCAGTGCTCCCAGGACCACCCCTGGCTCAAGGAGCATCCCGGTTGGTTCAGCTGGCGCCCCGACGGCAGTATCCGCTACGCCGAGAACCCGCCGAAGAAGTACCAGGACATCGTCAATGTCGACTTCTACGCCCCCGAGGCGGTGCCGAGCCTGTGGCTGGCGCTGCGCGACGTGGTGCTCGGCTGGGTCGAGCAAGGGGTCAAGACCTTCCGCGTCGACAACCCGCACACCAAGCCGCTGCCGTTCTGGCAATGGCTGATCGCCAATGTGCGCAGCCGCCACCCCGAGGTGATCTTCCTCGCCGAGGCCTTCACCCGCCCGGCGATGATGGCGCGCCTGGGCAAGGTCGGTTATGCGCAGAGCTACACCTACTTCACCTGGCGCAACAGCAAGCAGGAGCTGCGCGACTACTTCGAGGAGCTAAACCTGCCACCCTGGAGCCAGTGCTACCGGCCGAACTTCTTCGTCAACACGCCGGACATCAACCCGTATTTCCTGCAGACCTCCGGCCGCCCGGGCTTTCTCATTCGCGCGGCGTTGGCGACCATGGGTTCGGGGCTGTGGGGCATGTATTCGGGCTTCGAGCTGTGCGAGGGCACGCCGCTGCCGGGCAAGGAGGAGTACCTGGATTCGGAGAAATACCAGATCCGCCCGCGCGACTTCACCGCACCCGGCAATATCGTCGCCGAGATCGCCCAGCTCAATCGCATCCGCCGCCAGAACCGCGCCTTGCACAGCCACCTGGGGGTGGTGTTCCTCAACTGCTGGAACGACCAGATCCTGTACTTCGCCAAGCGCACGCCCGGGCGCGACAACGTCATCCTGGTGGCCATCAGCCTCGATCCGTACAACGCCCAGGAGGCCAGCTTCGAGTTGCCGCTGTGGGAGCTGGGGCTGGACGACAACGCCGATACCCAGGGCGAGGATTTGATGAACGGCCACCGCTGGACCTGGCACGGCAAGACCCAATGGATGCGCATCGAGCCCTGGCACCAGCCGTTCGGCATCTGGCGCATCGAAAAGCTGCGCTGA
- the treS gene encoding maltose alpha-D-glucosyltransferase, translated as MAKRSRPAAFIDDPLWYKDAVIYQLHVKSFFDANNDGIGDFAGLIGKLDYIAELGVNTLWLLPFYPSPRRDDGYDIGEYKAVHPDYGSMADARRFIAEAHKRGLRVITELVINHTSDQHPWFQRARHAKRGSKAREFYVWSDDEQKYDGTRIIFLDTEKSNWTWDPVAGQYFWHRFYSHQPDLNFDNPQVLKAVIGVMRFWLDLGVDGLRLDAIPYLIERDGTNNENLPETHEVLKAIRAEIDANYPDRMLLAEANQWPEDTRPYFGEGDGDECHMAFHFPLMPRMYMALAMEDRFPITDILRQTPEIPANCQWAIFLRNHDELTLEMVTDRERDYLWNYYAEDRRARINLGIRRRLAPLLQRDRRRIELLTSLLLSMPGTPTLYYGDELGMGDNIYLGDRDGVRTPMQWSPDRNGGFSRADPQRLVLPPIMDPLYGYQTVNVEAQAHDPHSLLNWNRRLLAVRKQQKAFGRGSLKMLTPSNRRILAYLREYTDPHGNSEVVLCVANVSRAAQAAELDLSQYAERVPVEMLGGSAFPPIGQLPFLLTLPPYGFYWFLLASHDRMPSWHLQPAEGLPELTTLVLRKRMEELLEAPSRDTLQGAILPQYLPKRRWFAGKEGPIDQVRLRYGVRFGTAALPALLSEIEVHSDGVSSLYQLPFGLLPEEQINAALPQQLALSRVRRGRQVGLITDAFVLEPFVRAVLRGCQDGLRLPCGEAMGELRFECTDQLAALALDDDSEVRYLSAEQSNSSVVVAGSLVLKLIRRVNPGVHPELEMSAYLSAAGFANISPLLAWVSRVDPADQAHLLMIAQGYLSNQGDAWDWTQNTLERAIRDEMEPGSVEPEAHTDALAELSGFAALLGQRLGEMHLLLAAPSANQAFAPRPSDAADSERWSAQIGAELAHALDLLAQHRDTLDSDSQALVDDLQQQRKGLQQHLDELARQAQGGLLMRVHGDLHLGQVLVVQGDAYLIDFEGEPARPLDERRAKHSPYKDVSGVLRSFDYAAAMILRSASAVDLSEAARQARQRVARQYLHQSRHAFVEAYGLATAAMPHAWQQAEGERAALELFCLEKAAYEITYEAENRPSWLAVPLHGLHGLISAWGEA; from the coding sequence ATGGCCAAGCGTTCCCGCCCGGCAGCCTTCATCGACGACCCGCTGTGGTACAAGGACGCAGTGATCTACCAACTGCACGTGAAATCGTTCTTCGATGCCAACAACGACGGTATCGGCGATTTCGCAGGCCTGATCGGCAAGCTCGACTACATCGCCGAACTGGGCGTCAACACCCTCTGGCTGTTGCCGTTCTACCCCTCGCCGCGGCGTGACGACGGCTACGACATCGGCGAATACAAGGCCGTGCACCCGGACTACGGCAGCATGGCCGATGCCCGGCGCTTCATTGCCGAGGCCCACAAGCGCGGCCTGCGGGTGATTACCGAGCTGGTCATCAACCACACCTCCGACCAGCACCCCTGGTTCCAGCGCGCTCGCCACGCCAAGCGCGGCAGCAAGGCGCGGGAGTTCTACGTGTGGTCGGACGACGAGCAGAAATACGACGGCACGCGGATCATCTTCCTCGACACCGAGAAATCCAACTGGACCTGGGACCCGGTGGCCGGCCAGTACTTCTGGCACCGCTTCTACTCGCACCAGCCGGACCTGAATTTCGACAACCCGCAGGTGCTCAAGGCGGTGATCGGGGTGATGCGTTTCTGGCTCGACCTGGGTGTCGATGGCCTGCGCCTGGACGCCATCCCCTACCTGATCGAGCGCGACGGCACCAACAACGAGAACCTGCCCGAGACCCACGAGGTGCTCAAGGCGATCCGCGCCGAGATCGATGCCAACTACCCCGACCGCATGCTGCTGGCCGAGGCCAACCAGTGGCCGGAAGACACCCGGCCGTACTTTGGCGAGGGCGACGGCGACGAATGCCACATGGCCTTCCATTTCCCGCTGATGCCGCGCATGTACATGGCCCTGGCCATGGAGGATCGGTTCCCGATCACCGATATCCTGCGCCAGACCCCGGAGATCCCGGCCAACTGCCAATGGGCGATCTTCCTGCGCAACCACGATGAGCTGACCCTGGAAATGGTCACCGACCGTGAGCGCGACTACCTGTGGAACTACTACGCCGAGGACCGCCGTGCGCGCATCAACCTAGGGATTCGCCGGCGCCTGGCGCCGCTGCTGCAGCGCGACCGGCGGCGCATCGAGCTGCTCACCAGCCTGCTGCTGTCGATGCCTGGCACGCCGACCCTGTACTACGGCGACGAGCTGGGCATGGGCGACAACATCTACCTGGGTGACCGCGACGGCGTGCGCACGCCGATGCAGTGGTCGCCGGACCGCAACGGTGGTTTCTCCCGTGCCGACCCCCAGCGCCTGGTGCTGCCGCCGATCATGGACCCGCTGTACGGTTACCAGACCGTCAACGTCGAGGCCCAGGCCCACGACCCGCACTCGCTGCTCAACTGGAACCGCCGCCTGCTGGCGGTGCGCAAGCAGCAGAAGGCCTTTGGCCGTGGCAGCTTGAAGATGCTCACCCCCAGCAACCGACGCATCCTGGCCTACCTTCGCGAGTACACCGACCCGCACGGCAACAGCGAAGTGGTGCTGTGCGTGGCCAACGTCTCGCGCGCCGCCCAGGCCGCCGAGCTTGACCTCTCGCAGTACGCGGAGCGGGTGCCGGTGGAAATGCTCGGCGGCAGCGCCTTCCCGCCGATCGGCCAGTTGCCGTTCTTGCTGACCTTGCCGCCGTATGGCTTCTACTGGTTCCTGCTGGCCTCCCACGACCGCATGCCCAGCTGGCACCTGCAGCCAGCCGAGGGCTTGCCCGAGTTGACCACCCTGGTGCTGCGCAAGCGCATGGAGGAGCTGCTCGAGGCGCCGTCACGCGACACCTTGCAAGGCGCAATCCTGCCGCAGTACCTGCCCAAGCGGCGCTGGTTCGCCGGCAAGGAAGGGCCGATCGACCAGGTGCGCCTGCGCTATGGCGTGCGTTTCGGCACCGCGGCCTTGCCGGCGTTGCTCAGCGAGATCGAGGTGCACAGCGACGGCGTCAGCAGCCTTTACCAACTGCCGTTCGGCCTGCTGCCCGAAGAGCAGATCAACGCCGCGCTGCCCCAGCAACTGGCGCTGTCGCGGGTGCGCCGCGGCCGCCAGGTCGGCCTGATCACCGATGCCTTCGTCCTGGAGCCTTTCGTTCGCGCGGTGCTGCGCGGCTGCCAGGACGGCCTGCGCCTGCCCTGTGGCGAGGCTATGGGCGAGCTGCGCTTCGAATGCACCGACCAGCTCGCGGCGCTGGCGCTGGATGACGACAGCGAAGTGCGCTACCTCAGCGCCGAGCAGTCCAACAGCTCGGTGGTGGTCGCCGGCAGCCTGGTGCTCAAGCTGATCCGCCGGGTCAACCCAGGGGTGCACCCGGAGCTGGAGATGAGCGCCTACCTGAGCGCCGCCGGCTTCGCCAACATTTCGCCGCTGCTGGCCTGGGTCAGCCGCGTCGACCCCGCTGACCAGGCGCACCTGCTGATGATTGCCCAGGGTTACCTGAGCAACCAGGGCGATGCCTGGGACTGGACGCAGAACACCCTGGAGCGGGCGATCCGTGATGAGATGGAGCCGGGCAGCGTCGAGCCCGAAGCACACACCGACGCCCTGGCCGAGCTCAGCGGTTTCGCCGCCTTGCTCGGCCAGCGCCTGGGCGAGATGCACCTGCTGCTGGCCGCGCCCAGCGCCAACCAAGCCTTCGCGCCACGACCGAGCGACGCCGCCGACAGTGAACGCTGGAGCGCGCAGATCGGCGCCGAGCTGGCCCATGCCCTCGACCTGCTGGCCCAGCACCGCGACACGCTGGACAGCGACAGCCAGGCCTTGGTCGATGACCTGCAGCAACAGCGCAAGGGCCTGCAACAGCACCTCGACGAACTCGCCCGCCAGGCCCAGGGCGGCTTGCTGATGCGCGTGCATGGCGACCTGCACCTGGGCCAGGTGCTGGTGGTGCAGGGCGACGCCTACCTGATCGACTTCGAGGGCGAGCCGGCGCGGCCGCTGGACGAGCGCCGGGCCAAGCACAGCCCGTACAAGGACGTCAGCGGCGTGCTGCGTTCGTTCGACTATGCTGCTGCGATGATCCTGCGCAGCGCCTCGGCGGTGGACCTGTCCGAGGCGGCGCGCCAGGCCCGCCAGCGGGTTGCCCGGCAGTACCTGCACCAGTCGCGCCACGCCTTCGTCGAAGCCTACGGGCTGGCCACCGCCGCCATGCCCCATGCCTGGCAGCAGGCCGAGGGCGAGCGCGCGGCGCTGGAGCTGTTCTGCCTGGAGAAGGCCGCCTACGAGATCACCTACGAAGCCGAGAACCGGCCCAGCTGGCTGGCCGTGCCTTTGCATGGCTTGCATGGGCTGATCAGTGCCTGGGGTGAAGCGTGA
- a CDS encoding endonuclease/exonuclease/phosphatase family protein, with protein sequence MSSPGFASVDQAPAVHRVKVLTVNTHKGFTAFNRRFILPELREAVRSTQADIVFLQEVLGSHDRHAARYPGWPQTSQYEFLADSMWSDFAYGRNAVYPDGHHGNALLSKYPILEHRNLDVSITGPERRGLLHCVLDVPGQRQVHAICVHLSLLESHRQQQLQLLRRLLDALPADAPVIIAGDFNDWQLRGNRTLGLQRDLHEAFERHHGLLARTYPARLPLLRLDRIYLRNADSHAPRILGHKPWTHLSDHLPLAVEVRL encoded by the coding sequence GTGAGCAGCCCAGGTTTCGCCAGTGTCGACCAAGCCCCTGCCGTGCACCGGGTCAAGGTGCTGACGGTCAACACCCACAAGGGCTTCACCGCGTTCAACCGGCGCTTCATCCTGCCGGAACTGCGCGAGGCGGTGCGCAGCACCCAGGCCGACATCGTGTTCCTCCAGGAAGTGCTCGGCAGCCACGACCGCCACGCCGCCCGCTACCCCGGCTGGCCGCAGACCTCGCAGTACGAGTTTCTCGCCGACAGCATGTGGAGCGACTTCGCCTACGGGCGCAACGCGGTCTACCCCGACGGCCACCATGGCAACGCCCTGCTGTCGAAGTACCCGATCCTCGAACACCGCAACCTCGACGTCTCGATCACCGGCCCCGAGCGCCGCGGCCTGCTGCACTGCGTGCTGGATGTGCCGGGGCAACGCCAGGTGCATGCCATCTGCGTGCACCTGTCGCTGCTCGAAAGCCACCGCCAGCAACAACTGCAACTGCTGCGCCGACTGCTCGACGCCCTGCCCGCCGACGCCCCGGTGATCATCGCCGGCGACTTCAACGACTGGCAGCTGCGCGGCAACCGCACCCTGGGCCTGCAGCGCGACCTGCACGAGGCCTTCGAGCGCCATCACGGCCTGCTCGCCCGTACCTACCCGGCGCGCCTGCCGCTGCTGCGCCTGGACCGCATCTACCTGCGCAACGCCGACAGCCACGCGCCGAGGATCCTCGGCCACAAGCCCTGGACGCACCTGTCCGATCACCTGCCGCTGGCGGTGGAAGTGCGGCTCTAG